A single Roseofilum casamattae BLCC-M143 DNA region contains:
- a CDS encoding UDP-N-acetylmuramoyl-tripeptide--D-alanyl-D-alanine ligase → MGFQATLARIIEVVNARVVHEDLCSDRLRVTGISTDTRSLNSGDVFVALRGESFDGHGFVAEAIAKGAIAVIVDTPVSESIVQLQVADTLVAYQTLGAWWRAQLDLPLVGVTGSCGKTTTKELISAALAQITGKEILKTEANFNNEIGVPKTLLNLSPSHGYAVLEMAMRGRGQIALLSQLAQPTISVIVNVGTAHIGLLGSEQAIAEAKCELLAEMPEDGVAILNADQPRLLETAAGVWSGKCITYGLTGGDCHGTLVDLQTLELEGVRLPLPLPGRHNASNYLAAIAVAKALGLDWTVLQSGLSVTLPTGRSGRYELPDDILILDETYNAGLESMKAALELLAETPGTRRFAVLGTMKELGDTSFQYHRQVGELAEQLRLSGVLVLEDDPVAKGISAGIMRIPCEGYPTREALLQRLQGLIQPGDRLLFKASHSVGLEQVADNLRQFFSTNLHTH, encoded by the coding sequence ATGGGATTTCAAGCAACTCTTGCTCGAATAATTGAGGTGGTGAATGCTAGGGTGGTTCATGAAGATTTGTGTAGCGATCGCCTTCGGGTTACTGGTATAAGTACTGATACTCGTTCTCTCAATTCTGGAGATGTTTTTGTGGCTTTGCGCGGTGAAAGCTTTGACGGTCATGGCTTTGTTGCTGAGGCGATCGCCAAAGGTGCGATCGCAGTCATCGTCGATACTCCAGTGTCCGAGTCAATAGTGCAATTACAAGTTGCAGATACATTAGTGGCTTATCAAACTCTGGGAGCGTGGTGGAGAGCGCAGTTGGATCTCCCCTTAGTTGGAGTCACGGGATCTTGCGGCAAGACGACAACCAAAGAATTAATCTCGGCAGCATTGGCACAAATTACTGGGAAAGAAATTCTGAAAACAGAAGCCAATTTTAATAACGAAATTGGAGTTCCGAAAACGTTATTAAATTTATCGCCATCCCATGGCTATGCCGTACTGGAAATGGCCATGCGCGGCCGGGGACAGATTGCCCTACTCTCGCAACTAGCGCAACCGACAATTAGCGTTATCGTCAATGTGGGAACCGCTCATATTGGCCTGTTAGGTTCGGAACAGGCGATCGCAGAAGCCAAATGCGAACTACTCGCAGAAATGCCCGAGGATGGGGTAGCAATTCTTAATGCCGACCAACCGCGATTACTGGAAACAGCGGCCGGAGTGTGGTCGGGGAAATGTATTACTTATGGCTTAACCGGCGGTGATTGTCACGGAACTTTAGTCGATCTGCAAACTTTAGAACTCGAAGGAGTACGGTTGCCTTTGCCCCTGCCCGGCCGGCACAATGCCTCTAATTACTTAGCGGCGATCGCCGTAGCAAAAGCGTTAGGTTTAGATTGGACCGTGCTGCAATCCGGTTTGAGCGTTACCTTACCGACAGGGCGATCGGGACGCTACGAACTGCCGGACGATATTCTTATTCTCGATGAAACCTATAATGCGGGGTTGGAATCGATGAAAGCTGCCCTAGAATTATTAGCCGAAACTCCTGGAACTCGACGGTTTGCCGTTTTGGGGACAATGAAAGAATTGGGCGATACGAGTTTTCAATATCACCGACAAGTCGGAGAACTTGCCGAGCAACTTCGACTCAGTGGAGTTTTGGTATTAGAAGACGATCCCGTGGCGAAAGGCATTAGCGCCGGAATTATGCGCATTCCCTGTGAAGGATATCCCACTCGCGAGGCATTGCTGCAACGCTTACAAGGGTTAATTCAACCCGGCGATCGCCTGCTCTTTAAAGCATCTCATTCTGTAGGTCTAGAGCAAGTCGCAGACAATCTGCGGCAGTTCTTCAGCACGAATCTCCATACCCATTAG
- a CDS encoding HD domain-containing protein, with translation MKHVKFIAMENGDGADYELLCESFADYTANLPRRILDSLRELQTAYEGYQISRYEHSLQTATRAYRNHENEETIVAALIHDIGGTLAPYNHGTLAAAILQPYVSEKICWIVEHHDLFVTYYWGHHRGLNRNARDKYSEHPYYQATVDFCHHYDQNSFDPNYETLPLEFFEPMVNKIFAQPRHRSSYLQE, from the coding sequence ATGAAACACGTTAAATTTATCGCCATGGAAAACGGCGATGGAGCAGATTACGAGTTATTATGCGAAAGTTTTGCTGATTATACCGCAAACTTGCCCCGGCGGATTTTGGATAGCTTAAGAGAATTGCAAACCGCTTATGAAGGCTATCAAATTTCTCGTTACGAACATTCGCTACAAACAGCGACTCGAGCTTATCGAAACCATGAAAATGAAGAAACAATTGTTGCTGCCTTAATTCACGATATTGGTGGGACTTTAGCCCCTTACAATCACGGTACTCTAGCCGCTGCTATCCTGCAACCTTATGTTTCGGAAAAAATATGTTGGATCGTCGAACATCACGATCTATTTGTCACCTATTATTGGGGACATCATCGGGGTTTAAACCGCAATGCTCGAGATAAATATAGCGAACACCCCTATTATCAAGCGACGGTGGATTTTTGCCATCACTACGACCAGAATAGTTTCGACCCTAATTATGAGACATTGCCTTTAGAGTTCTTTGAACCCATGGTCAATAAGATTTTTGCTCAACCTCGACATCGCAGCTCCTATCTTCAAGAGTAA
- a CDS encoding DUF2785 domain-containing protein codes for MDADFLKAIVEQRFAIPKNHNVAELTPQLMQNLGAVRWELRDRSYMTLSAWIWGWNLGEASAKKRPTYYSEAELLDLGEQAKQNIALGLGEGESDRVFLRTYSILLLNDLTDFHHHYPYLEEQEIRDRMALYLNYLQNERDLRGYIDAEKGWAHGMAHVADSLMVLSRNSYLKASDLIQLLDGISNKLRHPQPSVYIHSEEERLARAAVNICQGNCLTIEQINDWIDRLIEPDRRRPSGHFVWDDFENYPWRKILTDPTEKLCAYRNLQNFLRAFSFQWQRREIAMERQQTVQQKIERALEFIDTGFYDTTQGFFLHNT; via the coding sequence ATGGATGCAGACTTTTTAAAAGCAATTGTCGAGCAGAGATTTGCCATTCCCAAGAACCATAATGTTGCCGAGCTAACCCCTCAGCTTATGCAGAATTTAGGGGCAGTTAGATGGGAGTTGCGCGATCGCAGTTACATGACCCTAAGTGCCTGGATTTGGGGATGGAACCTTGGTGAAGCCTCCGCCAAGAAACGTCCCACCTACTACAGCGAAGCCGAACTTCTCGATTTAGGAGAACAAGCGAAACAGAATATCGCCCTTGGTCTCGGTGAAGGTGAAAGCGATCGCGTATTTTTGCGAACTTATTCCATTTTACTCTTAAATGACTTAACTGACTTCCACCACCACTATCCTTATCTGGAAGAGCAAGAAATTCGCGATCGCATGGCACTCTATTTAAACTATCTGCAAAACGAGCGAGATTTACGAGGCTATATCGATGCGGAGAAAGGATGGGCCCACGGCATGGCTCATGTGGCTGATTCGTTAATGGTTCTCAGCCGAAATTCTTACCTGAAAGCATCCGATCTGATCCAACTTTTGGACGGGATAAGCAACAAATTGCGCCATCCCCAACCCTCAGTTTACATCCATTCAGAAGAAGAAAGACTCGCCCGAGCTGCCGTCAATATCTGTCAGGGAAATTGCTTGACAATTGAGCAGATTAATGATTGGATAGATCGCTTAATTGAACCCGATCGCCGTCGTCCATCCGGTCATTTTGTTTGGGATGACTTTGAGAATTATCCGTGGCGAAAAATCCTGACCGATCCCACCGAAAAACTCTGCGCCTATCGAAACCTACAAAACTTTCTCCGTGCCTTCTCCTTCCAGTGGCAGCGAAGGGAAATAGCGATGGAAAGACAACAAACCGTGCAACAAAAAATTGAGCGTGCATTGGAATTTATCGATACTGGTTTTTACGATACCACTCAAGGCTTCTTTCTCCATAACACTTAA
- a CDS encoding class I SAM-dependent DNA methyltransferase: MSNNFQVRLPDNIQDLPINEEYFFIMENGQERRLKLHDYADVYRIPGLYNYLALEKLDYRSPEVMATLLTETLQESGESASDLNLLELGAGSGLFGQAVAKLGVTSITGIDIVPEAAEAARRDCPGVYEDYFVEDLTQLSQPTRELLNQKKLNGFVCCSALSTGHIPVPAFVTGINAIADGGWVLFNVAKTSYDCQENCPNFIDFYRQAVANGELTIEATKSYLHRRFFNGKSLEYVAILAKKQAEVSLG, from the coding sequence ATGTCAAATAATTTTCAAGTTCGCTTACCAGATAATATCCAGGATTTACCCATTAATGAAGAATATTTTTTTATTATGGAAAATGGTCAAGAGCGGCGATTAAAGCTCCATGATTATGCAGATGTTTATCGAATTCCTGGTCTTTATAACTATTTGGCTTTAGAGAAACTAGACTATCGCTCTCCTGAAGTAATGGCGACTTTATTGACCGAAACCTTACAAGAGAGCGGCGAGTCAGCGTCCGATCTCAATCTATTGGAGTTGGGGGCTGGGAGTGGATTATTCGGTCAAGCAGTAGCTAAACTGGGAGTTACTTCGATTACCGGCATTGACATTGTTCCCGAAGCAGCAGAAGCAGCTCGCAGAGATTGTCCGGGAGTTTATGAAGATTATTTTGTTGAAGATTTAACTCAGTTATCGCAACCGACGCGCGAGCTGCTAAACCAGAAAAAATTAAATGGTTTTGTCTGTTGTTCTGCCTTGAGTACAGGTCATATTCCGGTGCCAGCATTTGTAACGGGAATTAACGCGATCGCAGATGGCGGCTGGGTCTTATTTAATGTTGCCAAAACTAGTTACGACTGTCAGGAAAATTGTCCGAACTTCATTGATTTTTACCGGCAGGCAGTTGCCAATGGTGAATTAACAATCGAGGCAACAAAATCTTATTTACATCGCCGTTTCTTTAATGGTAAATCTCTCGAATATGTGGCAATTTTAGCCAAAAAGCAAGCAGAAGTTAGCCTGGGTTAG
- a CDS encoding KilA-N domain-containing protein, which translates to MSQTTVFDRNDNRRIVEEQTIYDHLLACVQAETPEQLVDRFWQLFIQGLGYDSQEVTVALNHLTAMKGAEEEFKFVLNRCCHILINQWRTHPQAQKAIPDLVHLFDRIPDTGAGAAHMRSVRRLRGLVRDFTHTEQYLTLSRLAKVFSHSENPDDRVPLKHLLHRYPYLYSHCMLSDQSSSEQRHTVGQVQTQMQEKFEHNLSSYVTYRIRQSQLRRISSAEKAKRLLKAQPNPTLLSDRELVGALKHYTGKVEGTYTHQDLAKSFVDYTSNIKTFKDYKNTLYEYLSTSVEPEYGKRKFNNQLYDRLSNTFSDSDSHKPTDFLVIRTCSQLLNFMVVQGQHNPQHYTFIDLLSNNGPTATISLLLKIVLVCRKVKPYLEKRLAILYNHYESSTRSKVSWLVHALEHMNIALSTNFGNVDLSMIR; encoded by the coding sequence ATGAGCCAGACAACTGTGTTCGATCGCAATGACAACCGTAGAATCGTCGAAGAACAGACGATCTACGACCATCTGCTTGCTTGCGTACAAGCAGAAACGCCAGAACAACTGGTGGATCGATTTTGGCAACTGTTTATCCAAGGGTTAGGTTATGACAGCCAAGAGGTGACCGTAGCGCTCAACCACCTCACTGCCATGAAAGGAGCTGAAGAAGAATTCAAATTCGTTCTCAACCGGTGCTGCCATATTCTTATTAACCAATGGCGCACCCATCCCCAAGCGCAAAAAGCCATTCCCGACCTCGTTCATCTCTTTGACCGCATCCCCGATACCGGTGCGGGAGCAGCACATATGCGTTCCGTGCGGCGCTTGCGCGGTTTAGTCCGAGATTTCACCCATACAGAACAATACTTAACGCTGTCGCGCTTGGCCAAAGTCTTCAGCCATTCCGAGAACCCGGACGATCGCGTTCCCCTCAAGCACCTACTCCATCGCTATCCCTATCTGTACTCCCACTGCATGTTAAGCGACCAAAGTAGCTCGGAGCAGCGGCATACAGTAGGACAAGTGCAAACGCAAATGCAGGAAAAATTCGAGCATAATCTTTCCAGTTATGTCACCTACCGGATTCGGCAAAGTCAATTGCGGCGCATATCTTCAGCAGAAAAAGCCAAACGCTTACTCAAAGCACAACCGAATCCAACCTTATTAAGCGATCGCGAGTTAGTCGGCGCGCTCAAGCATTATACTGGTAAAGTTGAAGGCACTTATACTCATCAAGACCTGGCCAAATCTTTTGTAGACTACACCAGTAATATTAAGACATTTAAAGACTACAAAAATACGCTCTACGAATATTTATCTACTTCCGTCGAACCGGAATACGGAAAGCGCAAGTTTAACAATCAGCTCTACGATCGCCTGAGCAATACCTTCTCAGACAGCGACAGCCATAAGCCGACGGATTTCCTGGTTATCCGTACTTGCAGCCAGTTGCTCAATTTTATGGTAGTTCAAGGCCAGCACAATCCGCAGCACTATACCTTTATCGACTTATTATCGAATAACGGCCCGACGGCCACCATTAGTTTGCTGTTGAAAATTGTCCTGGTGTGCCGTAAAGTCAAACCCTATTTGGAAAAACGGTTAGCCATTCTCTACAATCATTACGAAAGCTCGACTCGCTCGAAAGTCTCCTGGTTGGTTCATGCTCTGGAGCATATGAATATTGCCTTAAGCACTAACTTTGGCAATGTCGATCTCTCTATGATTCGCTAG
- a CDS encoding SDR family oxidoreductase, which yields MSKIILITGVSRGLGRAMAEHFIQLGHTVIGCARNPNAIAELNEHFPQPHNFVAVDVTDSLGVQTWSETILSNYKPPDLLINSAAVPHQRIPLWEISTEEFDRVIDVNVKGVANTIRSFVPAMVAQQQGTIVNFSAGWGRYTAANAAPYCASKWAIEGLTGALAQELPTGMAAVSLWPGTIHTDTLEYIYGAEKAAGYISAQTWAQIAVPFLLQIGASDNGKPLSIPTG from the coding sequence ATGTCTAAAATAATTTTAATTACTGGAGTCAGTCGCGGTCTCGGTCGAGCCATGGCCGAACACTTTATCCAGTTGGGACATACCGTCATCGGTTGCGCTCGCAACCCAAATGCCATCGCAGAACTGAACGAGCATTTTCCCCAACCCCATAATTTTGTGGCAGTCGATGTCACCGACTCTTTGGGAGTGCAAACCTGGAGTGAAACTATTCTCTCTAACTACAAGCCACCGGATCTCCTGATTAACAGTGCTGCAGTTCCTCACCAGCGCATTCCTCTCTGGGAAATTTCCACCGAAGAATTCGATCGCGTTATCGATGTTAATGTAAAAGGTGTTGCCAATACTATTCGTTCTTTTGTCCCAGCAATGGTAGCGCAACAACAGGGGACAATTGTTAACTTTAGTGCGGGTTGGGGTCGCTACACGGCGGCGAATGCTGCCCCTTATTGTGCCAGTAAATGGGCGATCGAAGGATTGACTGGAGCGTTAGCCCAAGAATTACCGACCGGTATGGCAGCCGTTTCTCTCTGGCCGGGAACCATTCATACCGATACTTTAGAATATATCTATGGGGCAGAAAAGGCTGCGGGTTATATTTCTGCTCAAACATGGGCGCAAATAGCCGTTCCGTTTTTACTGCAAATTGGAGCGAGCGATAATGGCAAACCCCTATCTATTCCCACAGGTTAA
- a CDS encoding ATP-grasp domain-containing protein, giving the protein MEPISVLVLCPQTIDRRNCKAIPDAEKYEFHFLDATLEASGLSPDFDGIKYLEQCRQYIQQHNIQVVLGTRDLPSLLQAQLSREFPHLRGPSLESSFLCLQKYYTHENIDFPSSQYALCRLNESKTVSQYLEEIEIPFPWIVKPCTAACSSAILKVNNPEEFAKAIAFYREYVVDSLQYLPKLLHAHIDSDRYPLIPSDTILVEEYIDYPYKCCVDGCVSHGEILIWSIADNHYYLTYPECFADYTFPSALPQPIQDNLCREYRTIVQQLIECGFDNQFIDVEFFVSDRGTIKLMEINGRMAPTSAFLYRQCLDRGDPYTALIAIGMGDKVKTPTQKPLVGGIFYLTSFARGMAKDLFDFELAHQFANLEVQVKPEQEITEVGASGFTLATMNLVGRSYVEIKEKADRIRRKLLKKPEFSPWN; this is encoded by the coding sequence ATGGAACCCATTTCAGTCTTAGTTCTTTGTCCCCAAACAATAGATCGCCGAAACTGTAAAGCCATACCTGACGCAGAAAAGTATGAATTTCATTTTCTAGATGCCACCTTAGAAGCCAGCGGTCTCAGTCCAGATTTTGATGGAATAAAATACTTGGAACAGTGTCGTCAATATATTCAGCAGCACAATATTCAAGTTGTCTTAGGGACTCGCGATCTTCCCAGTCTCTTACAAGCACAACTGAGTCGGGAATTTCCTCATTTACGAGGGCCGAGCCTCGAATCTTCATTCCTCTGTTTGCAGAAATACTACACCCATGAAAACATTGACTTTCCCTCGAGTCAATATGCCCTTTGTCGGTTAAATGAGAGCAAGACAGTCTCCCAATATCTGGAAGAAATCGAGATTCCCTTTCCTTGGATAGTAAAACCTTGTACGGCAGCTTGTTCCTCAGCTATATTGAAAGTTAATAATCCGGAAGAATTCGCTAAAGCCATTGCCTTTTACCGGGAATATGTCGTCGATAGTTTACAATACTTACCAAAGCTCTTACATGCCCATATTGACTCAGATCGATATCCACTGATTCCCAGCGATACTATCTTAGTTGAAGAATACATTGACTATCCCTATAAATGTTGCGTGGATGGATGCGTTAGTCATGGTGAAATCCTCATCTGGAGCATTGCTGATAATCACTACTATTTAACTTATCCAGAATGCTTTGCTGATTATACATTTCCGTCCGCACTCCCCCAACCCATTCAAGACAATCTGTGTCGCGAGTATCGGACAATCGTGCAACAACTCATTGAATGTGGCTTCGATAATCAATTTATTGATGTCGAATTTTTCGTCAGCGATCGCGGTACGATAAAATTAATGGAAATTAACGGACGGATGGCGCCAACATCAGCCTTTCTCTATCGTCAATGTCTCGATCGAGGCGACCCTTATACAGCTTTAATTGCAATAGGTATGGGCGATAAAGTGAAAACTCCAACTCAGAAGCCATTAGTTGGAGGCATATTTTATCTCACTAGTTTTGCTCGAGGTATGGCTAAAGATTTATTTGATTTTGAATTAGCCCATCAATTTGCTAATCTGGAAGTACAGGTAAAACCAGAACAAGAAATAACCGAAGTTGGCGCCAGTGGTTTCACTTTGGCAACCATGAATTTAGTGGGAAGAAGTTATGTGGAAATTAAGGAAAAAGCCGATCGCATTAGACGAAAACTCTTGAAAAAACCAGAATTTTCTCCGTGGAATTAA
- a CDS encoding DUF6760 family protein produces the protein MYREVAFIAFHFHWSKAEILDLDHRERQQWVLEVAAMLNPDGGS, from the coding sequence TTGTATCGGGAGGTAGCCTTTATTGCGTTTCATTTCCATTGGTCGAAAGCCGAAATTTTGGATTTAGACCATCGAGAACGCCAGCAATGGGTACTGGAAGTGGCGGCTATGTTAAATCCAGATGGAGGCTCGTAA
- a CDS encoding phage tail protein — MVGFPRNPLANQQRLSSRFASQGKDPFKQKRALAEILTACRFYVELTLEGSQDGVDGLFMECKGFKVAQEVVEFNEVYPEPWGRAKRGMLYTSKIPGGNTSVDNISLRRGVSGSETLWNWVNSVHSGNWSKQRRNGSITIYRQNGEIGALFQFEGAWPISYSVTDNAASSSELACEELEIACEVFKRIPPP; from the coding sequence ATGGTAGGATTCCCACGTAACCCTCTGGCAAATCAACAACGCTTATCTTCTCGATTCGCCAGTCAAGGAAAAGACCCATTCAAACAGAAACGCGCCTTAGCCGAGATCCTGACAGCTTGCCGCTTTTATGTCGAGCTAACCCTAGAAGGGTCGCAAGATGGTGTTGATGGCTTATTCATGGAGTGTAAAGGATTCAAAGTCGCTCAAGAAGTTGTAGAATTCAACGAAGTTTATCCCGAACCTTGGGGCAGAGCTAAGCGAGGTATGCTTTATACCTCAAAAATTCCTGGTGGTAATACTAGCGTTGATAATATTAGTCTCCGGCGCGGAGTCAGCGGTTCCGAAACCTTGTGGAATTGGGTCAATAGCGTTCATAGTGGTAATTGGAGCAAGCAGCGACGCAATGGCTCGATTACTATATATCGTCAGAATGGAGAAATTGGTGCCCTATTTCAGTTTGAAGGAGCCTGGCCGATTAGTTATAGCGTTACAGACAATGCTGCCTCAAGTTCCGAGTTAGCTTGTGAAGAACTGGAAATTGCTTGCGAAGTCTTTAAGCGCATCCCACCTCCGTAG
- a CDS encoding TauD/TfdA family dioxygenase, translating to MTATTTSQYLSFITIENKRFHYMWLRENCPSCRYAAPYQQLYDRNISDRPANPQPLSVELNAETLTIDWDETPAHRSVFSVKWLLEHSYDPEPELESDCSILWDKVTLTGRSPQPYDFRAINNDDWIEPLFTLGFVVLENIPPDELESFLSSIGPIYNVDYGTIVPLETKDKSAASLPSRDGCALPPHNDLSYWGGHRLTQFLYCVDRQNPGGASILVDGFRVATDFRKDYPQYFQILAETPVQFWLADNMHRYQFCNTATILECDRAGNLTTVRFSSRNCRPQIPFAKLEAFYQAYNSFFLYLKNPDYHYQFHLKTHNCLLFQNFRILHGRTAFDPAIGSRKLSSGYLDWNFFAGRKKDERRFEQGYGEALDIPDTAYGKGAGYSRESLFAWADVIYCIKVPQPKDYQYFRENQTLVGWIHPFGASGNHFRQHCAEPKNLRLFDITNRISIRVIQGTVETLNVPRDITHKNSILAGYASMMQAIMLRGGITNNDKVAIFGGGNVAYGVLKYLANRGIDPLLRRRSIIDLVRQEFADYDIFVNTVEISPGDEPIVTWDMLDSMKSTGWIIDAAADTGRAIQGTRATKIEDPIYQDEKGHTFYVVDNSPSLLYRESSEAVSEGYAKHFWAKPMSYWYSDFCIAH from the coding sequence ATGACTGCAACTACCACCTCTCAATATTTATCTTTTATTACGATCGAGAATAAACGTTTCCACTATATGTGGTTGCGCGAAAACTGCCCCAGTTGCCGATATGCAGCCCCTTACCAACAACTCTACGATCGCAATATTAGCGATCGCCCCGCCAATCCGCAACCCTTATCGGTAGAACTCAATGCAGAAACCCTGACCATTGACTGGGATGAAACTCCGGCTCACCGTAGCGTATTTTCCGTGAAGTGGCTGCTGGAACATAGTTACGATCCCGAACCCGAATTAGAGTCAGATTGCTCCATACTCTGGGATAAAGTTACACTCACAGGGCGATCGCCGCAACCCTACGATTTTCGAGCCATCAATAACGATGATTGGATAGAACCGTTATTTACTCTCGGATTTGTAGTGCTCGAAAATATTCCACCCGATGAATTAGAATCATTTCTTTCATCAATCGGCCCTATTTATAATGTCGATTATGGGACAATTGTCCCTCTAGAAACCAAAGATAAAAGTGCGGCCTCCTTACCCTCCCGCGATGGCTGTGCTTTACCCCCTCATAACGATTTAAGTTATTGGGGAGGACATCGCTTGACCCAGTTTCTCTATTGTGTAGATCGTCAAAACCCTGGAGGTGCCTCAATATTAGTAGATGGTTTTCGAGTCGCTACAGACTTTCGTAAAGATTATCCACAGTATTTTCAAATACTAGCAGAAACTCCGGTACAATTTTGGTTAGCGGACAACATGCATCGCTATCAGTTTTGCAATACAGCAACTATTTTAGAATGCGATCGCGCGGGAAATTTAACCACAGTACGGTTTAGTTCGCGAAACTGCCGGCCTCAAATCCCCTTTGCCAAACTTGAAGCTTTCTATCAAGCTTATAATAGCTTTTTTCTCTACCTGAAGAACCCCGATTACCACTACCAGTTTCACTTAAAAACCCATAACTGCCTGCTCTTCCAAAATTTTAGAATACTGCATGGAAGAACCGCATTCGATCCCGCAATCGGAAGCCGGAAACTCAGTTCGGGATATCTGGATTGGAATTTCTTTGCCGGACGAAAAAAAGACGAACGCCGATTTGAACAAGGATATGGAGAAGCTCTAGATATTCCCGATACTGCTTATGGTAAAGGTGCGGGTTATTCCCGCGAAAGTCTCTTTGCTTGGGCCGATGTTATTTACTGTATTAAAGTTCCCCAGCCTAAAGATTATCAATACTTTCGAGAAAATCAAACGCTAGTGGGTTGGATTCACCCCTTTGGCGCCTCAGGAAACCATTTTAGACAACACTGTGCCGAACCCAAAAATCTGCGATTATTTGACATAACTAATCGCATCTCAATTCGGGTCATTCAAGGTACGGTCGAAACCCTCAATGTCCCTAGAGATATTACGCACAAAAACAGCATCTTAGCCGGTTATGCTTCGATGATGCAAGCCATTATGCTGCGAGGCGGAATTACTAACAACGATAAAGTTGCCATATTTGGCGGAGGAAATGTGGCTTATGGCGTTTTAAAATACTTGGCGAATCGAGGAATCGATCCATTATTGCGTCGCCGCAGTATCATCGATCTGGTGCGACAAGAATTTGCAGATTATGATATTTTTGTGAATACGGTCGAAATTAGTCCGGGAGATGAGCCAATCGTCACTTGGGATATGCTAGATTCGATGAAATCTACAGGTTGGATTATTGATGCTGCAGCGGACACCGGTAGAGCCATTCAAGGAACTCGGGCGACGAAAATTGAAGACCCAATCTATCAGGACGAAAAAGGTCATACCTTTTATGTGGTTGATAACTCTCCATCGCTGCTTTATCGGGAAAGCAGCGAAGCCGTGAGTGAAGGGTATGCCAAACATTTTTGGGCGAAGCCAATGAGCTATTGGTATAGCGATTTTTGCATTGCGCATTAA